Proteins encoded together in one Lathyrus oleraceus cultivar Zhongwan6 chromosome 5, CAAS_Psat_ZW6_1.0, whole genome shotgun sequence window:
- the LOC127087844 gene encoding uncharacterized protein LOC127087844 → MCEIRIQNQNQNKKYSRKAIKALKCAIPYLVLCFSAAILSGKRSDNSTIINYHHRTTSFTIFPIQYGFSIPMASIETVQCYCCGLTEECTRPYIDRVRDCYHGRWICGLCVEAVKEETLKSQRDITTDEALKRHMKFRALSSSPPNKPALDLILAVKHLFFRSFDSPRKEGFSFGRSRSCFSSTVNGGTTTTQAVKEGETS, encoded by the exons ATGTGTGAAATTAGAATTCAAAATCagaatcaaaataaaaaatattccAGAAAGGCAATTAAGGCTCTGAAATGCGCCATACCTTATTTAGTGCTCTGTTTTTCGGCGGCGATATTGAGTGGGAAAAGGAGCGATAATTCCACAATCATTAACTATCATCACAGAACAACATCTTTCACGATCTTCCCAATTCAATACG GTTTCTCAATTCCGATGGCTTCCATAGAAACCGTCCAGTGCTACTGTTGCGGCTTAACGGAGGAGTGCACACGGCCGTACATTGATCGTGTTCGCGACTGTTACCATGGCCGTTGGATTTGCGGTTTATGCGTAGAAGCTGTGAAAGAAGAAACGTTGAAGTCGCAGAGAGATATTACAACCGATGAAGCACTGAAGCGACATATGAAGTTCAGAGCTTTATCTTCGAGTCCCCCGAATAAACCTGCTCTCGATTTGATTCTTGCTGTGAAACATCTTTTCTTTAGGTCTTTTGATTCTCCGAGGAAAGAAGGTTTCAGTTTTGGTAGATCGCGGAGCTGTTTTTCTTCTACTGTGAATGGAGGAACAACAACAACACAGGCAGTGAAGGAGGGAGAGACAAGTTAG